The Thermostichus vulcanus str. 'Rupite' genome window below encodes:
- a CDS encoding form I ribulose bisphosphate carboxylase large subunit encodes MAYSATQSKSGYQAGVKDYKLTYYTPDYTPKDTDILACFRVTPQPGVPPEEAGAAVAAESSTGTWTTVWTDLLTDLDRYKGRCYDIEPVPGEDNQYFCFVAYPLDLFEEGSVTNMLTSIVGNVFGFKALMALRLEDLRIPVAYLKTFQGPPHGIQVERDKLNKYGRPLLGCTIKPKLGLSAKNYGRAVYECLRGGLDFTKDDENINSQPFQRWRDRYLFVMDAVHKAQAETGEIKGHYLNVTAPTCEEMFKRAEFAKELKAPIIMHDYLTAGFTANTSLAKWCRDNGILLHIHRAMHAVIDRQKNHGIHFRVLAKCLRMSGGDHLHSGTVVGKLEGDRNITLGFVDQMRENYVEADRSRGNFFTQDWASMPGVMPVASGGIHVWHMPALVEIFGDDACLQFGGGTLGHPWGNAPGATANRVALEACIQARNEGRDLAREGNDVIREAAKWSPELAAACELWKEIKFEFKAVDTL; translated from the coding sequence GTGGCCTATTCAGCAACCCAATCCAAAAGCGGCTATCAAGCCGGAGTAAAGGATTACAAACTTACCTATTACACTCCCGATTACACGCCTAAGGATACCGACATCCTGGCTTGTTTCCGGGTCACTCCCCAACCTGGTGTTCCCCCTGAAGAAGCTGGGGCGGCTGTGGCGGCTGAGTCTTCAACGGGCACCTGGACAACGGTGTGGACGGATTTGCTCACCGACCTGGATCGCTACAAGGGCCGTTGCTACGACATTGAGCCAGTTCCGGGCGAAGACAACCAATACTTCTGTTTTGTGGCCTATCCGCTGGACTTGTTCGAGGAAGGCTCCGTTACCAACATGCTCACCTCAATTGTAGGGAACGTGTTTGGGTTCAAAGCCCTGATGGCGCTGCGGCTGGAGGATTTACGGATCCCGGTGGCCTACCTGAAGACCTTCCAGGGGCCTCCCCACGGCATTCAGGTGGAACGGGACAAGCTGAACAAATATGGTCGCCCGCTCTTGGGTTGCACCATCAAGCCCAAATTAGGTCTATCCGCCAAAAACTATGGTCGGGCGGTGTATGAGTGCCTACGGGGCGGTTTGGACTTCACCAAAGATGACGAGAACATTAACTCGCAGCCCTTCCAGCGCTGGCGGGATCGCTATCTGTTTGTCATGGATGCCGTCCACAAGGCTCAGGCGGAAACCGGCGAAATCAAGGGCCATTACCTGAACGTCACTGCCCCCACCTGTGAAGAGATGTTCAAGCGGGCCGAGTTTGCCAAAGAACTGAAAGCCCCGATCATCATGCATGACTACCTAACGGCTGGGTTCACGGCAAACACCAGCTTGGCCAAGTGGTGCCGGGACAATGGCATTCTGTTGCACATTCACCGGGCTATGCACGCGGTGATCGACCGGCAGAAAAACCACGGCATTCACTTCCGGGTGTTGGCCAAGTGTCTGCGCATGTCCGGTGGTGATCACCTGCACTCTGGCACCGTGGTGGGCAAACTGGAAGGTGACCGGAACATTACTCTCGGCTTTGTGGATCAAATGCGGGAGAACTACGTGGAGGCGGATCGCTCCCGTGGCAATTTCTTCACCCAAGACTGGGCTTCTATGCCCGGTGTGATGCCGGTGGCTTCCGGTGGGATCCACGTCTGGCACATGCCAGCGCTGGTGGAGATTTTCGGTGATGATGCCTGCCTACAGTTTGGTGGGGGTACCCTCGGCCACCCTTGGGGCAATGCTCCGGGTGCTACGGCGAACCGGGTGGCTCTGGAAGCCTGTATCCAAGCCCGCAACGAAGGCCGCGATCTGGCCCGCGAAGGCAATGATGTCATCCGCGAAGCGGCCAAATGGTCACCGGAATTGGCGGCTGCCTGCGAACTGTGGAAAGAAATCAAGTTCGAGTTCAAGGCGGTCGATACCCTCTAG
- a CDS encoding valine--pyruvate transaminase has product MDPRLSHLGQRMSRLSGVRAINKDIAETLQKGGSHWIDLGAGNPVILPGVEAMWRRYTQELMAEPEFGKVLCRYGVSQGYGPLLEAVVDYFNREYGWGITRRNVLITPGSQSFYFFAVNVFCGRDADGQRRTLLLPLIPDYTGYGGILIEESDLQAMPPTIEKQGSHTFKYRPDLDQLQVDKQVGAILFSRPCNPTGNVITDEEVAQIVQRAAAVDVPVIIDSAYAIPFPHLTYVPMNLTWAENVIHCFSLSKAGLPGERVGIAIGPEHLLQSVECFQANASIHSSQLGQAIAARAIRSGELAKLSEQVIRPHYHKKMEHLQAAFAREFPQELPWFLHKAEGALFAWLWLPDLPISDRELYQQLKQQGVVVVPGSPFFPGMDPSWSHQYQCVRISLTASVEQIEQGVAILSQVVEQAHSRTLLTV; this is encoded by the coding sequence GTGGATCCCCGCTTATCTCATTTGGGCCAGCGCATGTCTCGTCTATCGGGAGTGCGAGCCATCAACAAAGATATTGCCGAAACTCTGCAAAAAGGGGGATCCCACTGGATTGATTTGGGGGCGGGTAACCCGGTGATTTTGCCGGGAGTGGAAGCGATGTGGCGACGCTACACCCAAGAGCTGATGGCAGAGCCAGAATTCGGCAAAGTGCTCTGTCGCTATGGGGTCAGCCAGGGCTACGGGCCCTTGCTCGAGGCTGTGGTGGATTATTTCAACCGGGAGTACGGCTGGGGCATTACGCGACGGAATGTACTGATCACCCCTGGCAGTCAAAGTTTCTATTTTTTTGCTGTGAATGTGTTCTGTGGGCGAGATGCTGATGGACAAAGACGAACTTTACTGTTGCCCTTGATCCCCGATTACACCGGCTATGGCGGGATCCTCATCGAGGAGTCCGATCTGCAGGCGATGCCCCCCACGATTGAGAAACAGGGATCCCATACTTTCAAATATCGTCCGGATCTAGACCAGCTACAGGTGGATAAGCAGGTGGGAGCGATTTTGTTTTCCCGACCCTGTAACCCAACGGGTAACGTGATCACCGATGAGGAGGTGGCCCAGATCGTACAACGGGCGGCTGCTGTCGATGTGCCTGTGATCATTGATTCTGCCTATGCCATCCCCTTCCCCCATCTCACCTATGTGCCTATGAACCTAACCTGGGCTGAAAATGTCATCCACTGCTTTAGCCTCTCCAAAGCTGGCTTACCTGGGGAACGGGTGGGGATTGCCATTGGGCCAGAACATCTTTTGCAGTCTGTCGAATGTTTTCAGGCCAATGCCAGCATTCACTCCTCCCAACTGGGTCAGGCGATTGCGGCACGGGCGATTCGATCTGGAGAACTAGCCAAACTCTCAGAGCAGGTGATCCGGCCCCATTACCACAAGAAGATGGAACACCTACAGGCAGCTTTTGCGCGCGAGTTCCCACAGGAGTTGCCTTGGTTCTTGCATAAAGCGGAAGGGGCTCTGTTTGCCTGGCTGTGGTTGCCAGATCTACCCATCTCTGACCGAGAACTCTATCAACAGCTCAAACAACAGGGAGTCGTGGTTGTGCCGGGATCCCCCTTTTTCCCGGGGATGGATCCAAGCTGGTCTCATCAGTATCAGTGTGTGCGCATCAGCTTAACGGCGAGCGTGGAGCAAATTGAGCAGGGGGTAGCGATTCTCAGTCAGGTTGTGGAACAGGCCCATTCCAGAACTCTGTTGACGGTGTGA
- a CDS encoding DUF559 domain-containing protein — MNSLVAPDRPEETGHLLRTTLMLKVLSTLTPGFHWTTDWLHANVRGSEQPFQFGPYRLSYKGQPGGRGTEHQWCIFSEDSQHAQRLEQIVNGILTRSRMPVPIAQPQTEAQQAFSFQGMTYRSPAEVAIAKVLEARGIPFFPNARCRIVNRSGITLTQETDFLVFVQGKARILEVDGREFHQDAAADHQRDRLFALHGLPTYRFSAQECLYEPEEVVNEFLVL; from the coding sequence ATGAATTCACTGGTTGCCCCTGACCGACCTGAAGAAACCGGTCACCTGTTGCGCACCACGCTAATGTTGAAGGTGCTGAGTACCCTGACGCCCGGATTTCACTGGACGACGGATTGGCTGCATGCCAATGTGCGCGGATCCGAGCAGCCTTTCCAATTTGGGCCCTACCGGCTTAGCTACAAAGGGCAACCGGGGGGGCGCGGTACCGAACACCAGTGGTGCATTTTTTCGGAGGATAGCCAGCATGCCCAGCGCCTGGAACAAATTGTCAATGGGATCCTCACCCGCAGCCGGATGCCCGTTCCGATTGCCCAGCCTCAAACCGAAGCTCAGCAGGCGTTCTCCTTTCAGGGAATGACCTATCGTTCACCGGCGGAGGTGGCGATTGCCAAAGTTTTGGAGGCGAGAGGGATCCCTTTCTTTCCCAATGCACGGTGCCGGATCGTGAATCGGTCAGGAATAACATTAACCCAGGAAACAGATTTCCTGGTTTTTGTGCAAGGAAAAGCACGGATTTTGGAAGTGGATGGGCGCGAGTTTCATCAAGATGCTGCTGCCGATCATCAGCGGGATCGCCTATTTGCTTTGCATGGCTTACCCACTTACCGCTTCTCAGCTCAGGAATGCTTGTATGAGCCAGAGGAGGTGGTGAATGAATTTCTAGTTTTGTGA
- the clpP gene encoding ATP-dependent Clp endopeptidase proteolytic subunit ClpP, with translation MIPTVIEQSARGERAFDIYSRLLRDRIIFLGTQVDDDISNLIVAQMLYLESEDPEKDIYLYINSPGGSVYAGMAIYDTMQHIQPDVSTICIGLAASMGAFLLAGGTKGKRIALPHARIMIHQPLGGAQGPATDIEIQAKEILYIKQSLNSLLAYHTGQPLERIERDTDRDNFMTPEQAKEYGLIDQVITKRPQPSLAAVS, from the coding sequence ATGATTCCCACCGTTATCGAGCAATCTGCGCGGGGCGAACGCGCCTTCGATATCTACTCACGTCTGCTGCGGGATCGGATCATCTTCTTGGGCACCCAGGTGGACGACGATATTTCCAATCTGATCGTTGCTCAGATGCTCTATCTGGAATCCGAAGATCCAGAAAAGGATATCTATCTCTACATCAACTCCCCTGGTGGCTCCGTTTATGCGGGCATGGCCATTTATGACACGATGCAGCACATTCAGCCGGATGTGTCTACCATCTGCATTGGTTTGGCTGCCAGTATGGGTGCCTTTTTGCTAGCTGGGGGAACCAAGGGCAAGCGGATTGCCCTCCCCCACGCCCGCATCATGATCCACCAACCCCTCGGCGGAGCCCAGGGGCCAGCCACCGACATCGAAATTCAGGCCAAAGAGATCCTTTACATCAAGCAAAGCCTGAATAGTCTGTTGGCTTATCACACTGGCCAGCCCTTAGAGCGCATCGAACGGGATACCGACCGCGACAACTTCATGACCCCAGAACAAGCTAAGGAATATGGCCTGATTGACCAGGTGATCACCAAAAGGCCCCAACCATCTCTGGCAGCTGTCTCCTAG